One Marinibacterium anthonyi genomic region harbors:
- the ycjO gene encoding Inner membrane ABC transporter permease protein YcjO produces MRGTGQHNMTDVTPPKGHGPLARREARLAWGLLLPTIISVSLVVVLPLLSVFWISFKPIGLADLRPTVPVVREDLRDQGEATQHVRYRLQNRSQDTTITHVVLSDVLPDGVTPGALPDGCTLDGPALTCDIGDLDPKARLTLELPVTFADGFDAGALEDAIEDETEALATGRADNILTNFDFTFDNFARIFDDSQFLTVLWATVFYTVVGTVGALVVGLFAALLLNKEFKGQGVLRGLYLFPYVAPVIAVAFTWVILLDPFSGSVNALLMQMGLTSGPINFFGERPLALLMVTVFEIWRYFPLSFLFILARMQSIDTDMYEAADMDGASPFQQFWYLSVPQLLGILSVLFLLRFIWTFNKFDDIFLLTGGNAGTRTLTVNVYEQAFAVSNIGAGAAVAVVVFCVLLVFSIFFLKYVSREEGL; encoded by the coding sequence TTGCGGGGCACGGGCCAACATAACATGACAGACGTGACACCACCCAAGGGCCACGGGCCCCTTGCCCGGCGCGAGGCGCGCCTGGCCTGGGGGCTGCTGCTGCCCACCATCATCAGCGTTTCGCTGGTTGTGGTCCTGCCGCTCCTGTCGGTTTTCTGGATCAGCTTCAAACCCATCGGCCTGGCCGATCTGCGCCCGACCGTCCCGGTTGTGCGCGAGGATCTGCGCGACCAGGGCGAAGCGACCCAGCATGTCCGATACCGCCTGCAGAACCGAAGCCAGGACACCACGATCACCCACGTGGTGCTGAGCGATGTCCTGCCCGATGGTGTCACGCCCGGCGCCCTGCCCGACGGCTGCACGCTGGACGGACCGGCGCTGACCTGCGACATCGGCGACCTGGACCCCAAGGCGCGCCTGACGCTGGAACTGCCCGTCACCTTCGCCGACGGCTTCGACGCCGGCGCGCTGGAAGACGCCATCGAGGACGAGACCGAGGCGCTGGCCACTGGCCGGGCCGACAACATCCTGACCAACTTCGATTTCACCTTCGACAATTTCGCCCGCATCTTCGACGACAGCCAGTTCCTGACCGTGCTTTGGGCCACGGTGTTCTACACCGTCGTCGGCACTGTGGGCGCGCTGGTCGTGGGGTTGTTCGCGGCGCTGCTGCTGAACAAGGAATTCAAGGGCCAAGGGGTTTTGCGGGGGCTGTACCTGTTTCCCTACGTCGCCCCGGTGATCGCCGTGGCCTTCACCTGGGTCATCCTGCTGGACCCGTTTTCGGGTTCGGTCAACGCGCTGCTGATGCAGATGGGCCTGACATCGGGCCCGATCAACTTCTTCGGGGAACGCCCCCTGGCGCTGCTGATGGTCACGGTGTTCGAGATCTGGCGCTATTTCCCGCTGTCGTTCCTGTTCATCCTGGCGCGGATGCAATCCATCGACACCGACATGTACGAAGCCGCCGACATGGACGGGGCATCGCCCTTCCAGCAGTTCTGGTACCTGTCGGTGCCTCAGCTTCTGGGCATCCTTTCGGTGCTGTTCCTGCTGCGCTTCATCTGGACCTTCAACAAGTTCGACGACATCTTCCTGCTGACGGGTGGCAACGCGGGCACGCGGACACTGACCGTCAACGTCTATGAACAGGCCTTTGCCGTGTCCAACATCGGCGCGGGTGCTGCCGTGGCCGTCGTGGTGTTCTGCGTGCTGCTGGTGTTTTCGATCTTCTTCCTGAAATACGTCAGCCGGGAGGAAGGGCTATGA
- a CDS encoding ribokinase: protein MRLAILGNVNFDLVFQVDRLPERHEKMGATSVTIGGGGAPANVAWWLAQLGHEVHYFAALGDDPLSEVALASLSDVGVNTSAVRRVPGIGPTLAVMLANGSDKRMIGGRAGDKVQAGEAIAALVAETDFSGFRHLHTVAWTHPMLFANGRRADLDGVPVSADLNGGYSARIAGDLDLIFSNRDEVVRKTGQEDPGAMIARDMTGHRYGAVITNGAQDVTVYRPEGPVSVVPDPVAVIDRTGAGDGFCAGYLHGTWAGLPPEEAIRAGLRLAAAAMSGHGCRPVTEVSRAALEHLRGL, encoded by the coding sequence ATGAGGCTGGCGATCCTGGGGAACGTGAATTTCGACCTGGTCTTCCAGGTCGACCGCCTGCCTGAACGCCATGAGAAGATGGGGGCGACATCGGTCACCATCGGGGGCGGCGGCGCGCCGGCGAACGTGGCGTGGTGGCTGGCGCAGCTGGGGCACGAGGTGCATTACTTTGCCGCGCTTGGCGACGATCCCCTGTCCGAGGTGGCCCTGGCCAGCCTGTCCGACGTCGGGGTGAACACCAGCGCCGTGCGCAGGGTGCCGGGGATCGGGCCGACGCTGGCGGTGATGCTGGCCAACGGGTCCGACAAGCGAATGATCGGCGGGCGGGCCGGGGACAAGGTACAGGCGGGCGAGGCGATCGCGGCGCTGGTAGCCGAGACGGATTTCAGCGGGTTCCGGCATTTGCACACGGTGGCCTGGACGCATCCGATGCTGTTTGCGAACGGACGGCGGGCCGATCTGGATGGCGTGCCGGTGTCGGCGGATCTGAACGGGGGCTATTCGGCGCGGATCGCAGGCGACCTGGACCTGATCTTTTCCAACCGCGACGAGGTGGTGCGCAAGACCGGGCAGGAGGATCCCGGCGCGATGATCGCCCGGGACATGACGGGACACCGCTACGGGGCCGTGATCACCAACGGGGCGCAGGACGTGACCGTCTATCGCCCCGAAGGCCCCGTATCCGTGGTGCCCGACCCGGTCGCGGTCATCGACCGGACTGGCGCCGGAGACGGGTTCTGCGCGGGCTACCTGCACGGCACATGGGCCGGCTTGCCGCCCGAAGAGGCGATCCGGGCGGGGCTGCGGCTGGCGGCGGCGGCGATGTCGGGGCATGGCTGCCGTCCGGTGACCGAGGTCAGCCGGGCGGCGCTGGAGCATTTGCGGGGACTTTAG
- the lacG gene encoding Lactose transport system permease protein LacG: MKAKPSAWAVHGVLILAAILSIFPLFWMTTTAFTPNDLVLRKAFRFWPDDPSLANFRAAFTSYPVGMWLWNSILIATAVTLGKLVIAVPAGFAFAHLRFRGREAAFWTIVATMTFPTVIGIVPLYVGISKLGWFDSRAGVIVPSIAYIGFYVFFMRQTFRTLPGEMFEAARIDSAGPFRQLIQIGLPNVLPAMASLSVISFMGAWNIYLWALLVLDSPEKRTLAVGLKAFTSIDDHEPLWGPMMAVALLSCLPVMILFAFAQRFVMAAFTGRVGE; encoded by the coding sequence ATGAAAGCTAAGCCTTCCGCCTGGGCGGTGCATGGCGTGCTGATCCTGGCCGCGATCCTGTCGATCTTCCCGCTGTTCTGGATGACGACCACCGCCTTCACCCCCAACGATCTGGTGCTGCGCAAGGCGTTCCGCTTCTGGCCGGATGACCCGTCGCTGGCCAATTTCCGCGCCGCCTTCACCAGCTACCCGGTGGGCATGTGGCTGTGGAATTCGATCCTGATCGCGACCGCCGTGACCCTGGGCAAGCTGGTCATCGCGGTGCCCGCCGGGTTTGCCTTTGCCCATCTGCGGTTCCGGGGGCGCGAGGCCGCGTTCTGGACCATCGTCGCGACCATGACCTTTCCCACCGTCATCGGCATCGTGCCGCTGTACGTGGGCATCTCGAAACTCGGCTGGTTCGACAGCCGGGCCGGGGTTATCGTGCCGTCGATCGCCTATATCGGGTTCTACGTCTTCTTCATGCGCCAGACCTTCCGCACCCTTCCGGGCGAGATGTTCGAAGCCGCCCGCATCGACAGTGCCGGGCCGTTCCGCCAGCTGATCCAGATCGGCCTGCCCAATGTCCTGCCCGCCATGGCGTCGCTGTCGGTGATCAGCTTCATGGGCGCGTGGAACATCTACCTTTGGGCGCTGCTGGTGCTGGACAGCCCGGAAAAACGCACCCTGGCCGTGGGTCTGAAGGCGTTCACCTCCATCGACGATCACGAACCGCTGTGGGGGCCGATGATGGCGGTGGCGCTGCTGTCGTGCCTGCCGGTGATGATCCTGTTCGCCTTTGCCCAACGCTTCGTCATGGCGGCCTTCACGGGGCGTGTCGGCGAATGA
- a CDS encoding putative maltose-binding periplasmic protein, translating into MHSGTSNWARLMLSGATALALTAGAGAADIRFWTTEEQPERLALQQKMAKAFEEESGIGVEVIPVTETDLGTRATAAYAAGDLPDVIYHTLQYALPWYEAGILDGDAATEVIEELGEDTFAPGALAMAATDDGWASVPVDGWTQMILYRKDLFEKAGLKPPATYADVLAAIKALHNPPEMFGFVAATKVDENFMSQVLEHVFLANGATPVGPDGFTGFDEKKTVEVLEFYKALADASPPGELYWDQSRTLYFAGQAAMVIWSPFILDELAGLRDSAPPTINDDPTSPELASKTGIVTNFAGPSNPDGAAWGDIRYFGITADADTDEAMEFVKYSMGEGYTSTLAIAPEGKFPVRRGTEDNPTEFVDAWATLPMGVDRKAPMADLYSQDMIDEIVGGLDVAQRWGVEDGQLALASKIVNSQVINRVVREYIDGEIDAPAAVAKMNDELSKIQ; encoded by the coding sequence ATGCATTCAGGCACATCCAACTGGGCCCGGCTGATGCTGTCCGGCGCCACTGCTCTGGCGCTGACCGCCGGCGCCGGTGCCGCCGACATCCGCTTCTGGACGACCGAGGAACAGCCCGAGCGGCTGGCCCTGCAGCAGAAGATGGCCAAGGCTTTCGAGGAGGAAAGCGGCATCGGGGTCGAGGTCATTCCCGTGACCGAAACCGACCTGGGCACCCGCGCCACCGCCGCCTATGCCGCCGGAGACCTGCCGGACGTCATCTATCACACGCTGCAATACGCCCTGCCCTGGTACGAGGCCGGGATCCTGGACGGTGACGCGGCCACCGAGGTGATCGAGGAGCTGGGCGAGGACACCTTTGCCCCCGGCGCGCTTGCCATGGCGGCCACCGATGACGGCTGGGCCAGCGTGCCGGTCGACGGCTGGACGCAGATGATCCTGTACCGCAAGGACCTGTTCGAAAAGGCCGGGCTGAAGCCGCCGGCGACCTATGCCGACGTGCTGGCCGCCATCAAGGCGCTGCACAACCCGCCCGAGATGTTCGGCTTTGTCGCCGCCACCAAGGTGGACGAGAACTTCATGTCCCAGGTGCTGGAACATGTCTTCCTCGCCAATGGCGCCACCCCGGTCGGCCCCGACGGGTTCACCGGCTTCGACGAGAAGAAGACCGTCGAGGTGCTGGAATTCTACAAGGCCCTGGCCGACGCATCGCCCCCGGGCGAACTGTACTGGGACCAGTCGCGCACGCTGTATTTCGCGGGCCAGGCGGCGATGGTCATCTGGTCGCCGTTCATCCTGGATGAACTGGCCGGCCTGCGCGACAGCGCGCCGCCCACGATCAACGACGATCCGACATCGCCCGAACTGGCGTCCAAGACCGGTATCGTGACCAACTTCGCCGGACCGTCCAACCCCGATGGCGCGGCCTGGGGAGACATCCGCTATTTCGGCATCACGGCGGATGCCGATACCGACGAGGCGATGGAATTCGTCAAGTATTCCATGGGCGAAGGATACACCTCGACGCTGGCGATCGCGCCGGAGGGCAAGTTCCCGGTGCGCCGCGGCACCGAAGACAACCCGACGGAATTTGTGGATGCCTGGGCGACCCTGCCCATGGGCGTGGACCGCAAGGCACCGATGGCGGACCTGTATTCGCAGGACATGATCGACGAGATCGTGGGCGGCCTGGACGTGGCACAGCGCTGGGGGGTCGAGGACGGCCAGCTGGCTCTGGCGTCCAAGATCGTCAACAGCCAGGTGATCAACCGGGTCGTGCGCGAATACATCGACGGCGAGATCGACGCGCCCGCCGCGGTGGCCAAGATGAACGACGAACTTTCCAAGATCCAATAA
- a CDS encoding alpha-glucosidase: MTQDLDAQARAILAGNDRGGYTVPTHGLYPYQWNWDSVFAAIGFAEHDMDRAWTEIETLFSGQWDNGMVPHILFHQVDPGYFPGPDIWRGTGPIPSSGISQPPIAATFVRWLVDIDPANDPRARALMPGLMASHRWFMTWRNEGGAIVVTHPWETGRDNCPDWDATFSAIEPQGVDQYYRRDTTHVVEEERPRRWDYDRYLHLVKLGGDCAWDEAHLREVTPFRVADPTMTFTLLRATRDLRALAARLGEPTDELDGWIAEMETGAQKLWNEDAQTYDCLDIRSGKHTGVVSNASFLCWYAGINDDRMLAQYDRIAQAVTYFVPSTDPAHPAYEPKRYWRGPVWAMLNMLVATGLAEAGHADRAQALTENTGRLIAENGFAEYFDPRDGAPAGGRNFTWTAAVWLAWASPTTGGTPWARSS; the protein is encoded by the coding sequence ATGACCCAAGACCTTGACGCGCAAGCGCGCGCGATCCTCGCGGGAAACGACCGGGGCGGATACACCGTCCCGACCCACGGGCTATATCCCTACCAATGGAACTGGGACAGCGTGTTCGCGGCCATAGGCTTTGCCGAACACGACATGGACCGCGCCTGGACCGAGATCGAGACGCTGTTTTCCGGCCAGTGGGACAACGGCATGGTCCCCCATATCCTGTTCCACCAGGTCGACCCGGGCTATTTCCCCGGCCCCGACATCTGGCGCGGCACCGGGCCGATCCCGTCCTCGGGCATCTCGCAGCCGCCCATCGCGGCGACCTTCGTGCGCTGGCTGGTGGATATCGACCCCGCCAACGACCCCCGCGCCCGCGCGCTGATGCCCGGCCTCATGGCGTCGCATCGATGGTTCATGACCTGGCGCAACGAGGGCGGCGCCATCGTCGTCACCCACCCCTGGGAAACCGGGCGCGACAATTGCCCCGACTGGGACGCGACCTTCTCGGCCATCGAACCCCAGGGCGTCGATCAGTACTACCGCCGCGACACCACCCACGTGGTCGAGGAAGAACGCCCCCGCCGCTGGGATTACGACCGCTACCTGCACCTCGTTAAGCTGGGCGGCGATTGCGCCTGGGACGAGGCGCACCTGCGCGAGGTAACGCCGTTCCGCGTGGCCGATCCGACCATGACCTTCACGCTGCTGCGCGCCACCCGTGACCTGCGCGCCCTGGCCGCACGGCTGGGCGAACCGACGGATGAGCTGGACGGCTGGATCGCCGAGATGGAGACCGGCGCGCAAAAGCTGTGGAACGAGGACGCACAGACCTACGATTGCCTGGATATCCGCAGCGGCAAGCACACCGGCGTGGTGTCGAACGCGTCGTTCCTGTGCTGGTACGCGGGCATCAACGATGATCGCATGCTGGCCCAATACGACCGGATCGCGCAGGCGGTGACCTATTTCGTCCCCTCCACCGACCCGGCGCACCCCGCTTACGAACCCAAGCGCTACTGGCGCGGACCGGTCTGGGCGATGCTGAACATGCTGGTCGCCACCGGCCTGGCCGAGGCCGGCCACGCCGACCGCGCGCAGGCCCTGACCGAAAACACCGGCCGTCTCATTGCCGAGAACGGCTTTGCCGAATACTTCGACCCCCGCGACGGCGCCCCGGCCGGAGGTCGCAATTTCACCTGGACGGCGGCCGTATGGCTCGCCTGGGCATCCCCGACGACAGGAGGCACGCCATGGGCAAGATCGAGCTGA
- a CDS encoding putative sn-glycerol-3-phosphate import ATP-binding protein, with protein sequence MGKIELKQVEKWYGELQVIKGVDLQIEDGEFVVFVGPSGCGKSTLLRMIGGLEETSRGAIVLDGKDVTDKPPHERGLTMVFQSYALYPHMSVADNMGFSLKTSGAPKAEIEAKVSEAARILKLEPFLDRRPKALSGGQRQRVAIGRSIVRDPTAFLFDEPLSNLDAALRVEMRYEIAKLHQSLKSTMIYVTHDQVEAMTLADRIVVLEYGTIAQVGPPRELYENPANLFVAKFIGSPAMNILPCTTSGGLYSLEGGRGGAFPGARPAVHLGIRPEHIGIVSPGDGQMDGTVDVVEYLGADSYVIVDGGPLGQITIRSDGNTAVRPGDRIGLSFRDDELHFFDEPGLAIRA encoded by the coding sequence ATGGGCAAGATCGAGCTGAAGCAGGTCGAGAAATGGTACGGAGAACTGCAGGTCATCAAGGGTGTGGACCTGCAGATCGAGGACGGTGAATTCGTCGTCTTCGTCGGCCCGTCGGGCTGCGGCAAGTCCACGCTGCTGCGCATGATCGGCGGGCTGGAAGAAACCTCGCGCGGGGCCATCGTGCTGGACGGCAAGGACGTCACCGACAAGCCACCCCACGAACGCGGCCTGACCATGGTGTTCCAAAGCTACGCGCTGTACCCGCACATGTCGGTGGCCGACAACATGGGGTTTTCGCTGAAGACCTCCGGCGCGCCCAAGGCCGAGATCGAGGCCAAGGTGTCCGAGGCCGCGCGCATCCTCAAGCTGGAACCCTTTCTCGACCGCCGTCCCAAGGCGCTGTCGGGCGGGCAGCGGCAGCGGGTGGCGATCGGGCGGTCCATCGTGCGCGATCCCACCGCGTTCCTGTTCGATGAACCGCTGTCGAACCTTGACGCGGCGCTGCGGGTGGAAATGCGCTATGAAATCGCCAAGCTGCACCAGTCGCTGAAATCGACGATGATCTACGTGACCCACGACCAGGTCGAAGCGATGACGCTGGCCGACCGCATCGTCGTGCTGGAATACGGCACCATCGCGCAGGTCGGCCCGCCGCGCGAATTGTACGAAAACCCCGCCAACCTGTTCGTGGCCAAGTTCATCGGCAGCCCGGCGATGAACATCCTGCCGTGCACGACCTCTGGCGGGCTGTACAGCCTTGAGGGCGGTCGCGGCGGGGCCTTCCCCGGTGCGCGCCCGGCGGTGCACCTGGGCATCCGCCCCGAACATATCGGGATCGTTTCGCCCGGCGACGGCCAGATGGACGGCACGGTGGACGTGGTCGAATACCTGGGCGCCGACAGCTATGTCATCGTCGACGGCGGCCCGCTGGGCCAGATCACCATCCGCAGCGACGGCAACACCGCCGTCCGTCCCGGCGACCGCATCGGCCTGTCGTTCCGCGACGACGAGCTGCATTTCTTCGACGAACCGGGGCTGGCGATCCGCGCCTAA
- the rpe gene encoding Ribulose-phosphate 3-epimerase: MSFDRSIKIAPSILSADFADFGREIQAIEAQGADWVHVDVMDGHFVPNLTFGPPAVKAFRRHVKTVMDVHLMITPVDPYIDAFADAGADVLTAHVEAGPHIHRTLQAIRAAGMKAGVALNPGTPADAVAELLDLTDLVCVMTVNPGFGGQKFLDMTAKVRRLRALIGDRPIHIEIDGGVDPVTAPLVAAAGADVLVAGSAVFKGGSVADPSVYGTNIAAIRAAAEGAAKAA; the protein is encoded by the coding sequence ATGAGCTTTGACCGATCCATCAAGATCGCCCCGTCGATCCTGTCGGCCGATTTCGCCGACTTCGGACGCGAGATCCAGGCCATCGAGGCGCAGGGCGCCGACTGGGTGCACGTGGACGTCATGGACGGCCATTTCGTGCCCAACCTGACCTTTGGCCCCCCCGCCGTGAAGGCGTTCCGCCGCCACGTGAAGACGGTGATGGACGTGCACCTGATGATCACGCCGGTCGATCCCTATATCGACGCCTTCGCCGATGCCGGCGCCGATGTCCTGACGGCGCATGTGGAAGCCGGCCCGCACATCCACCGCACGCTGCAGGCGATCCGCGCCGCCGGGATGAAGGCGGGCGTGGCGCTGAACCCGGGCACCCCGGCCGATGCGGTGGCCGAGCTGCTGGACCTGACGGACCTGGTCTGCGTGATGACGGTGAACCCCGGCTTCGGCGGGCAGAAGTTCCTGGACATGACCGCAAAGGTGCGCCGCCTGCGCGCGCTGATCGGCGATCGCCCCATACACATCGAGATCGACGGCGGCGTCGATCCCGTGACCGCGCCGCTGGTGGCTGCGGCAGGCGCCGATGTGCTGGTCGCCGGATCCGCCGTCTTCAAGGGCGGATCGGTCGCCGACCCGTCCGTCTACGGCACCAACATCGCCGCGATCCGCGCGGCGGCCGAAGGCGCGGCCAAGGCGGCCTGA
- the ycjP_2 gene encoding Inner membrane ABC transporter permease protein YcjP has protein sequence MTVIRRGYVTGPVIGALWMLIAGFTIAVIMSFSTGEPFRPVLLSCLLWGILLWPATTDRAGQAGPALAGILLLAATLLGVGPVLRGINVGTIAALITGLALGVGYAWPMRYMMTGLPIGAATRHAFEHAVIRFLTSAGYVIFTALVAIPFYVMVMTSLKNQQQLVQNPLDFSIDLSKGWDLFSSYVELFSQFHFGSYLWTSFYVSVLTVLITLAFSVPGAYAVARLRFTGRTLFSRSILLIYMVPMIVLALPIYIAFSMTGLRNTIFGIIIIYPVTTIPVALYMLQGYFRGLPAEVEEAGLMDGLTRLRVIWKITLPLSLPALASVSLYVFMIAWNEFLLAFMLLDDPSKFTLTRGVAMLNSSEIPRQHLMAGAVIATVPIMALFLGLEKFMTKGLTAGAVKG, from the coding sequence ATGACCGTCATCCGTCGCGGATATGTCACCGGGCCGGTCATCGGCGCGCTCTGGATGCTTATCGCGGGCTTCACCATCGCCGTGATCATGTCGTTCTCGACCGGCGAACCCTTCCGCCCCGTGCTGCTGTCCTGCCTGCTGTGGGGCATTCTGCTGTGGCCCGCGACCACCGACCGGGCCGGCCAGGCCGGTCCGGCGCTGGCCGGAATCCTGCTGCTGGCGGCGACGCTTCTGGGCGTCGGTCCCGTGCTGCGGGGCATCAACGTGGGCACGATCGCGGCCCTGATCACCGGGCTTGCGCTGGGGGTCGGATACGCCTGGCCGATGCGCTACATGATGACCGGCCTGCCGATCGGCGCCGCCACGCGCCATGCGTTCGAACATGCGGTCATCCGGTTCCTGACCAGCGCCGGTTACGTCATCTTCACCGCGCTGGTCGCCATCCCCTTCTACGTGATGGTGATGACCAGCCTGAAGAACCAGCAGCAGCTGGTGCAGAACCCGCTGGATTTCTCGATCGACCTGTCCAAGGGGTGGGATCTGTTTTCCAGCTATGTCGAACTTTTCTCGCAGTTCCATTTCGGCAGCTACCTGTGGACGTCGTTCTACGTCTCGGTGCTGACGGTGCTGATCACGCTGGCGTTCTCGGTCCCCGGCGCCTATGCGGTGGCGCGGCTGCGGTTCACGGGTCGGACGTTGTTTTCCCGGTCGATCCTGTTGATCTACATGGTGCCGATGATCGTCCTGGCGCTGCCGATCTACATCGCCTTCTCGATGACGGGCCTCAGGAACACGATCTTCGGCATCATCATCATCTACCCGGTCACCACGATCCCCGTTGCGCTGTACATGCTGCAGGGCTATTTCCGCGGCCTGCCGGCCGAAGTCGAGGAAGCCGGGCTGATGGACGGCCTCACCCGCCTGCGCGTGATCTGGAAGATCACGCTGCCGCTGTCGCTGCCCGCGCTGGCGTCGGTGTCGCTGTACGTCTTCATGATCGCGTGGAACGAATTCCTGCTGGCCTTCATGCTGCTGGATGACCCGTCCAAGTTCACGCTGACGCGCGGCGTGGCGATGCTGAATTCCTCCGAGATCCCGCGTCAGCACCTGATGGCGGGCGCGGTGATCGCCACCGTGCCGATCATGGCGCTTTTCCTGGGGCTCGAGAAGTTCATGACCAAGGGCCTGACGGCGGGCGCGGTAAAGGGATGA
- the katG1 gene encoding Catalase-peroxidase 1: MDGNDTPAGKCPVMHGGMTHMGESVTSWWPNALNFDILHQQDIKTKPMGTDYNYRKELEKLDVEALKDDLRKLMTESQDWWPADWGSYVGMFARVAWHAAGSYRLSDGRGGGGTGNQRFAPLNSWPDNVNTDKGRRLLWPIKKKYGNQISWADLMILSGTIAYEVAGLKTFGFAFGREDIWHPEKDTYWGNEKEWLAPSDGRYGDLADPKTMDNPLAAVQMGLIYVNPEGVNGQPDPMRTAAQVRETFARMAMDDEETAALTAGGHTIGKSHGNGDAANLSPEPEAAGPEAQGMGWFNTKGRGIGRDTVVSGIEGAWTKDPTKFDMGWFEMLFGYEWELTKSPAGANQWKPVDIKPEDMSPDVEDPSIKTMPMMTDADMAMKVDPIYNAICQKFMADPEYFRDTFARAWFKLTHRDMGPKVRYFGPDVPAEDLIWQDPIPAGPTGYDVDAVKARIADSGLSLTDMVNTAWDSARTYRGSDMRGGANGARIRLAPQKDWAGNEPERLARVLSVLEPIAAETGASLADVIVLAGNVGIEQAAKAAGHDVTVPFTPGRGDATAEMTDADSFDALEPLADGFRNWQKEEYAVSPEEMLLDRAQLMGLTAGEMTCLMGGMRAMGTNFGGSDHGVFTDRVGALTPDFFVNLTDMAYSWVPVEGGTYEIRDRRTGAVKWTATRVDLVFGSNSILRAYAEVYAQDDNAGKFVADFVKCWTKVMDADRFDV, translated from the coding sequence ACCAGCTGGTGGCCCAATGCGCTGAACTTCGACATCCTGCACCAGCAGGACATCAAGACCAAGCCGATGGGCACCGACTACAACTATCGCAAGGAGCTTGAAAAGCTCGATGTCGAGGCGCTGAAGGACGACCTGCGCAAGCTGATGACCGAAAGCCAGGACTGGTGGCCGGCCGACTGGGGATCTTACGTTGGCATGTTCGCGCGCGTGGCGTGGCACGCGGCCGGGTCCTATCGCCTTTCCGACGGGCGTGGCGGTGGCGGCACCGGCAACCAGCGCTTCGCGCCGCTGAATTCGTGGCCCGACAACGTCAACACCGACAAGGGCCGCCGCCTGCTGTGGCCGATCAAGAAGAAATACGGCAACCAGATCTCGTGGGCCGACCTGATGATCCTGTCGGGCACCATCGCCTACGAAGTCGCGGGCCTGAAGACCTTTGGGTTCGCCTTTGGCCGCGAAGACATCTGGCACCCGGAAAAGGACACCTACTGGGGCAACGAAAAGGAATGGCTGGCGCCGTCGGATGGCCGCTATGGCGACCTTGCGGATCCCAAGACCATGGACAACCCGCTGGCCGCCGTCCAGATGGGCCTGATCTACGTGAACCCCGAAGGCGTCAACGGCCAGCCCGACCCGATGCGGACCGCCGCCCAGGTGCGCGAGACCTTCGCGCGGATGGCCATGGACGACGAGGAAACCGCCGCGCTGACCGCCGGTGGCCACACGATCGGCAAGAGCCACGGCAATGGCGATGCGGCCAACCTGTCCCCCGAACCCGAGGCCGCCGGCCCCGAGGCGCAGGGCATGGGCTGGTTCAACACCAAGGGCCGCGGCATCGGCCGTGACACCGTGGTGTCGGGCATCGAAGGCGCCTGGACCAAGGACCCGACCAAGTTCGACATGGGCTGGTTCGAGATGCTGTTCGGCTATGAATGGGAACTGACCAAGTCCCCCGCCGGCGCCAACCAGTGGAAGCCGGTCGACATCAAGCCCGAGGACATGTCGCCCGACGTCGAGGATCCCTCGATCAAGACCATGCCGATGATGACGGACGCCGACATGGCGATGAAGGTCGACCCGATTTACAACGCGATCTGCCAGAAGTTCATGGCCGATCCCGAGTATTTTCGCGACACCTTCGCCCGCGCCTGGTTCAAGCTGACCCACCGCGACATGGGCCCCAAGGTTCGTTACTTCGGCCCCGACGTTCCCGCCGAAGACCTGATCTGGCAGGATCCGATCCCCGCAGGCCCCACCGGCTATGACGTGGACGCGGTCAAGGCCAGGATCGCCGACAGCGGCCTGTCGCTGACCGACATGGTCAACACCGCCTGGGACAGCGCCCGCACCTATCGCGGGTCGGACATGCGCGGCGGGGCCAATGGCGCCCGTATCCGCCTGGCCCCTCAGAAGGACTGGGCCGGCAACGAGCCCGAGCGCCTGGCGCGTGTCCTGTCGGTGCTGGAGCCGATCGCGGCGGAAACCGGTGCATCGTTGGCCGATGTCATCGTGCTGGCCGGCAATGTCGGGATCGAACAGGCGGCCAAGGCAGCCGGTCACGACGTGACGGTGCCCTTCACCCCGGGCCGTGGCGATGCCACCGCCGAGATGACGGATGCCGACAGCTTCGACGCGCTGGAGCCGCTGGCCGATGGCTTCCGCAACTGGCAGAAGGAAGAATACGCCGTCAGCCCCGAGGAAATGCTTCTGGACCGTGCCCAGCTGATGGGCCTGACCGCGGGCGAGATGACCTGCCTGATGGGCGGCATGCGCGCCATGGGCACCAATTTCGGCGGGTCGGACCATGGCGTCTTTACCGACCGTGTCGGTGCGCTGACCCCGGATTTCTTCGTCAACCTGACCGACATGGCCTACAGCTGGGTCCCGGTCGAGGGCGGCACCTACGAGATCCGCGATCGCAGGACCGGCGCCGTCAAGTGGACCGCGACGCGCGTCGACCTGGTGTTCGGGTCGAATTCGATCCTGCGCGCCTATGCCGAAGTCTATGCCCAGGACGACAACGCCGGCAAGTTCGTCGCCGATTTCGTCAAGTGCTGGACCAAGGTCATGGACGCGGACCGGTTCGACGTCTGA